Proteins found in one Bacillus subtilis subsp. subtilis str. 168 genomic segment:
- the cotH gene encoding spore coat protein kinase (Evidence 1a: Function from experimental evidences in the studied strain; PubMedId: 14762006, 25115591, 27185916; Product type cp: cell process), with translation MKNQSNLPLYQLFVHPKDLRELKKDIWDDDPVPAVMKVNQKRLDIDIAYRGSHIRDFKKKSYHISFYQPKTFRGAREIHLNAEYKDPSLMRNKLSLDFFSELGTLSPKAEFAFVKMNGKNEGVYLELESVDEYYLAKRKLADGAIFYAVDDDANFSLMSDLERETKTSLELGYEKKTGTEEDDFYLQDMIFKINTVPKAQFKSEVTKHVDVDKYLRWLAGIVFTSNYDGFVHNYALYRSGETGLFEVIPWDYDATWGRDIHGERMAADYVRIQGFNTLTARILDESEFRKSYKRLLEKTLQSLFTIEYMEPKIMAMYERIRPFVLMDPYKKNDIERFDREPDVICEYIKNRSQYLKDHLSIL, from the coding sequence ATGAAGAATCAATCCAATTTACCGCTTTATCAGCTGTTTGTTCATCCAAAAGACTTGCGTGAATTAAAAAAGGATATATGGGACGATGATCCGGTGCCAGCTGTGATGAAGGTAAATCAAAAAAGGCTGGATATTGATATCGCTTATCGGGGATCACATATCAGAGACTTCAAAAAGAAGTCATACCATATTTCCTTTTATCAGCCGAAAACATTCCGCGGCGCGCGAGAGATTCACTTAAATGCGGAGTATAAAGACCCTTCCTTGATGAGAAACAAATTGTCTCTGGATTTTTTCTCGGAGCTAGGGACACTGTCTCCAAAGGCAGAGTTTGCGTTTGTAAAGATGAATGGGAAGAATGAAGGGGTTTATCTTGAACTTGAATCCGTAGATGAATATTATTTGGCGAAAAGGAAGCTGGCTGATGGCGCGATTTTTTATGCGGTGGATGATGATGCCAACTTTTCTCTGATGAGCGATTTAGAAAGGGAAACGAAAACATCGCTGGAGCTTGGATATGAAAAGAAAACAGGGACTGAGGAAGATGATTTTTATTTACAAGATATGATTTTTAAAATTAATACGGTCCCTAAAGCTCAGTTTAAGTCAGAAGTGACAAAACACGTGGATGTCGATAAGTATTTGCGCTGGCTTGCTGGTATTGTATTCACCTCGAACTATGACGGGTTTGTCCACAACTACGCATTATACAGAAGCGGGGAAACCGGATTATTTGAGGTGATTCCTTGGGATTATGATGCGACTTGGGGCAGGGATATCCATGGAGAGCGGATGGCTGCCGATTATGTAAGAATTCAAGGATTTAATACACTAACCGCCCGGATATTGGATGAATCCGAGTTTCGCAAGTCCTACAAGCGCCTGTTAGAAAAAACGCTCCAATCTCTTTTTACAATAGAATATATGGAACCGAAAATCATGGCGATGTATGAACGGATTAGGCCGTTTGTCCTCATGGACCCGTATAAAAAGAATGATATTGAGCGTTTTGACCGTGAGCCGGATGTGATCTGCGAGTATATTAAAAACCGTTCACAATACCTCAAAGATCATTTAAGTATTTTATGA
- the ywrF gene encoding putative flavin-binding monooxygenase (Evidence 3: Putative function from multiple computational evidences; Product type e: enzyme): MYIFQADQLSAKDTYKLLSGTVIPRPIAFVTTLSSGGAVNAAPFSFYNVVSSDPPLLSISVNRTEGRQKDTARNAVENGEFVVHVSDEAIIEDINETAASLRPDESELTRTSLHPVESKAVSVPGIKEARVRFECKLERHITFDNDQGITTADLLIGRVVCFHLDEKVYDAEKGYILTDELKPASRLAGNHYAKLGEEFTLIRPS; the protein is encoded by the coding sequence ATGTACATATTTCAAGCTGATCAGCTTAGTGCCAAAGACACATACAAGCTATTGTCAGGTACCGTTATTCCCCGCCCCATTGCATTTGTGACAACACTTTCTTCAGGAGGAGCGGTAAATGCCGCGCCTTTCAGTTTTTATAACGTCGTCAGCTCAGATCCTCCGCTTCTCAGTATTTCTGTTAACAGGACGGAAGGACGCCAAAAAGATACAGCACGAAACGCAGTGGAGAACGGAGAATTTGTCGTTCATGTCAGTGATGAAGCCATCATTGAAGATATCAATGAAACAGCTGCAAGCTTAAGGCCGGATGAAAGCGAGCTTACACGCACCTCGCTTCATCCTGTTGAAAGCAAAGCTGTTTCAGTTCCCGGCATTAAGGAAGCCCGCGTTCGCTTTGAGTGCAAATTAGAGCGGCATATTACCTTTGACAATGATCAAGGCATCACTACAGCAGATCTGCTCATCGGAAGAGTTGTCTGCTTCCACCTAGATGAAAAGGTGTATGATGCAGAAAAGGGATATATTTTAACGGATGAATTAAAGCCTGCCTCACGATTGGCGGGAAATCACTATGCCAAGCTGGGGGAAGAATTCACACTGATTCGTCCCAGCTGA
- the cotB gene encoding spore coat protein (outer) (Evidence 1a: Function from experimental evidences in the studied strain; PubMedId: 8755863, 10559171, 11737650, 14762006, 19933362, 27185916; Product type s : structure) → MSKRRMKYHSNNEISYYNFLHSMKDKIVTVYRGGPESKKGKLTAVKSDYIALQAEKKIIYYQLEHVKSITEDTNNSTTTIETEEMLDADDFHSLIGHLINQSVQFNQGGPESKKGRLVWLGDDYAALNTNEDGVVYFNIHHIKSISKHEPDLKIEEQTPVGVLEADDLSEVFKSLTHKWVSINRGGPEAIEGILVDNADGHYTIVKNQEVLRIYPFHIKSISLGPKGSYKKEDQKNEQNQEDNNDKDSNSFISSKSYSSSKSSKRSLKSSDDQSSKSGRSSRSKSSSKSSKRSLKSSDYQSSKSGRSSRSKSSSKSSKRSLKSSDYQSSKSSKRSPRSSDYQSSRSPGYSSSIKSSGKQKEDYSYETIVRTIDYHWKRKF, encoded by the coding sequence ATGAGCAAGAGGAGAATGAAATATCATTCAAATAATGAAATATCGTATTATAACTTTTTGCACTCAATGAAAGATAAAATTGTTACTGTATATCGTGGAGGTCCGGAATCTAAAAAAGGAAAATTAACAGCTGTAAAATCAGATTATATAGCTTTACAAGCTGAAAAAAAAATAATTTATTATCAGTTGGAGCATGTGAAAAGTATTACTGAGGATACCAATAATAGCACCACAACAATTGAGACTGAGGAAATGCTCGATGCTGATGATTTTCATAGCTTAATCGGACATTTAATAAACCAATCAGTTCAATTTAACCAAGGGGGTCCGGAATCTAAAAAAGGAAGATTGGTCTGGCTGGGAGATGATTACGCTGCGTTAAACACAAATGAGGATGGGGTAGTGTATTTTAATATCCATCACATCAAAAGTATAAGTAAACACGAGCCTGATTTGAAAATAGAAGAGCAGACGCCAGTTGGAGTTTTGGAAGCTGATGATTTAAGCGAGGTTTTTAAGAGTCTGACTCATAAATGGGTTTCAATTAATCGTGGAGGTCCGGAAGCCATTGAGGGTATCCTTGTAGATAATGCCGACGGCCATTATACTATAGTGAAAAATCAAGAGGTGCTTCGCATCTATCCTTTTCACATAAAAAGCATCAGCTTAGGTCCAAAAGGGTCGTACAAAAAAGAGGATCAAAAAAATGAACAAAACCAGGAAGACAATAATGATAAGGACAGCAATTCGTTCATTTCTTCAAAATCATATAGCTCATCAAAATCATCTAAACGATCACTAAAATCTTCAGATGATCAATCATCCAAATCTGGTCGTTCGTCACGTTCAAAAAGTTCTTCAAAATCATCTAAACGATCACTAAAATCTTCGGATTATCAATCATCCAAATCTGGCCGTTCGTCACGTTCAAAAAGTTCTTCAAAATCATCTAAACGATCATTAAAATCTTCAGATTATCAATCATCAAAATCATCTAAACGATCACCAAGATCTTCAGATTATCAATCATCAAGATCACCAGGCTATTCAAGTTCAATAAAAAGTTCAGGAAAACAAAAGGAAGATTATAGCTATGAAACGATTGTCAGAACGATAGACTATCACTGGAAACGTAAATTTTAA
- the cotG gene encoding spore morphogenetic protein (Evidence 1a: Function from experimental evidences in the studied strain; PubMedId: 11737650, 14762006, 15621419, 22720735, 25115591, 27185916; Product type cp : cell process) → MGHYSHSDIEEAVKSAKKEGLKDYLYQEPHGKKRSHKKSHRTHKKSRSHKKSYCSHKKSRSHKKSFCSHKKSRSHKKSYCSHKKSRSHKKSYRSHKKSRSYKKSYRSYKKSRSYKKSCRSYKKSRSYKKSYCSHKKKSRSYKKSCRTHKKSYRSHKKYYKKPHHHCDDYKRHDDYDSKKEYWKDGNCWVVKKKYK, encoded by the coding sequence TTGGGCCACTATTCCCATTCTGACATCGAAGAAGCGGTGAAATCCGCAAAAAAAGAAGGTTTAAAGGATTATTTATACCAAGAGCCTCATGGAAAAAAACGCAGTCATAAAAAGTCGCACCGCACTCACAAAAAATCTCGCAGCCATAAAAAATCATACTGCTCTCACAAAAAATCTCGCAGTCACAAAAAATCATTCTGTTCTCACAAAAAATCTCGCAGCCACAAAAAATCATACTGCTCTCACAAGAAATCTCGCAGCCACAAAAAATCGTACCGTTCTCACAAAAAATCTCGCAGCTATAAAAAATCTTACCGTTCTTACAAAAAATCTCGTAGCTATAAAAAATCTTGCCGTTCTTACAAAAAATCTCGCAGCTACAAAAAGTCTTACTGTTCTCACAAGAAAAAATCTCGCAGCTATAAGAAGTCATGCCGCACACACAAAAAATCTTATCGTTCCCATAAGAAATACTACAAAAAACCGCACCACCACTGCGACGACTACAAAAGACACGATGATTATGACAGCAAAAAAGAATACTGGAAAGACGGCAATTGCTGGGTAGTCAAAAAGAAATACAAATAA
- a CDS encoding doubtful CDS (putative in frame frameshift) (Evidence 5: Unknown function), with amino-acid sequence MEKNAVIKSRTALTKNLAAIKNHTALTKNLAVTKNHSVLTKNLAATKNHTALTRNLAATKNRTVLTKNLAAIKNLTVLTKNLVAIKNLAVLTKNLAATKSLTVLTRKNLAAIRSHAAHTKNLIVPIRNTTKNRTTTATTTKDTMIMTAKKNTGKTAIAG; translated from the coding sequence ATGGAAAAAAACGCAGTCATAAAAAGTCGCACCGCACTCACAAAAAATCTCGCAGCCATAAAAAATCATACTGCTCTCACAAAAAATCTCGCAGTCACAAAAAATCATTCTGTTCTCACAAAAAATCTCGCAGCCACAAAAAATCATACTGCTCTCACAAGAAATCTCGCAGCCACAAAAAATCGTACCGTTCTCACAAAAAATCTCGCAGCTATAAAAAATCTTACCGTTCTTACAAAAAATCTCGTAGCTATAAAAAATCTTGCCGTTCTTACAAAAAATCTCGCAGCTACAAAAAGTCTTACTGTTCTCACAAGAAAAAATCTCGCAGCTATAAGAAGTCATGCCGCACACACAAAAAATCTTATCGTTCCCATAAGAAATACTACAAAAAACCGCACCACCACTGCGACGACTACAAAAGACACGATGATTATGACAGCAAAAAAGAATACTGGAAAGACGGCAATTGCTGGGTAG
- the ywrK gene encoding putative Na+/H+ antiporter (Evidence 3: Putative function from multiple computational evidences; PubMedId: 15849754, 16850406; Product type t: transporter): protein MLAFFVTMIFIFWRPKGLNEAIPATFGALMVLLCGSVSLADLGEIGTKVTGASVTILATMIMAIALESFGFFYWVAAKLLQQSKGSGIKLFWLTNLLCFLMTIFLNNDGSILITTPILLLVLKYLGLKKHQKAPYLLSGVLIATASSAPIGVSNIVNLISLKIIGMDLYLHTAMMFVPSMMGLIFMTCLLFMFFYKRLPKSLPDIPGHFQSLRHRRYHPLHSPSAPLPERNQTKIMLFVLAFVFLVRMSLFAASYTGISVPLVAVIGSFILLSWRWIYFKTSPRDLLYKSPWHIFIFAFTMYVLIYGLHNIGFTELLVSYFEPVVSGSLAHATFASGISTSVFSNLFNNHPALMISTFTLTEMTLNPSTTKIIYLANIIGSDIGSLLLPMGTLATLIWMHILKQHDESISWGEYIKTTIIIIPLTVLFTLTCLYFWISWLFL, encoded by the coding sequence TTGCTCGCTTTTTTCGTAACAATGATTTTTATTTTCTGGAGACCAAAAGGACTAAATGAAGCTATCCCCGCCACATTTGGCGCTTTAATGGTTTTATTGTGCGGAAGTGTGTCATTGGCAGACTTAGGGGAAATCGGAACAAAAGTCACGGGTGCATCGGTTACAATCCTTGCCACTATGATTATGGCCATTGCACTAGAAAGCTTTGGTTTCTTTTATTGGGTGGCTGCAAAACTGCTCCAACAATCCAAGGGTTCAGGCATCAAGCTTTTTTGGCTAACCAATTTGCTCTGCTTTCTCATGACCATTTTCCTTAATAATGATGGGAGCATTTTGATCACAACTCCAATCCTTTTGCTTGTACTAAAATATTTAGGTTTAAAAAAACATCAAAAAGCCCCATATTTATTAAGCGGTGTTTTAATAGCCACAGCCTCTAGCGCACCGATTGGCGTAAGTAATATTGTTAATTTAATTTCTCTCAAAATCATTGGAATGGATCTATATCTTCACACCGCCATGATGTTTGTCCCTAGTATGATGGGACTCATTTTTATGACTTGTCTACTGTTTATGTTCTTTTATAAACGTCTTCCCAAAAGCCTGCCAGATATACCGGGCCATTTTCAGTCTCTGCGGCATAGAAGGTACCATCCTCTTCATTCGCCATCAGCTCCTTTACCAGAACGAAATCAAACAAAAATCATGTTGTTTGTGCTTGCATTTGTTTTTCTCGTCAGAATGAGTCTATTTGCAGCATCATATACCGGTATTTCTGTTCCTCTAGTCGCTGTCATCGGATCTTTTATCCTGTTGAGCTGGAGATGGATTTATTTCAAAACCTCCCCAAGAGACTTGTTATATAAATCGCCTTGGCACATTTTTATATTCGCTTTTACTATGTATGTCTTAATTTATGGTCTGCATAATATTGGATTCACAGAGTTACTTGTGAGTTATTTTGAACCTGTGGTTTCTGGAAGCCTCGCCCATGCAACTTTCGCATCAGGTATCTCTACTTCAGTTTTTTCTAATCTCTTTAACAACCATCCAGCGTTAATGATCAGTACTTTTACCTTAACTGAAATGACCCTGAATCCTTCAACAACAAAAATCATCTACTTGGCAAATATTATCGGCAGTGATATCGGTTCATTATTATTACCTATGGGAACCTTAGCAACGCTTATTTGGATGCATATATTAAAACAGCATGATGAAAGTATTTCATGGGGCGAATATATAAAAACGACCATTATCATCATTCCGCTGACTGTTCTTTTTACGTTAACATGTTTATATTTTTGGATCAGTTGGTTATTTCTTTAG
- the ywrJ gene encoding hypothetical protein (Evidence 4: Unknown function but conserved in other organisms; PubMedId: 14762006, 22882546) produces MKGLNQFLNTDVEVVISGDTRFVGTLIDIGQDIFVIFDGCNYLYIPLLHLHQINKAKIVTSTEKPFLINPEDPMIEAETQAFSYRNTLNKVKGQFIEVYVTGGRSIHGYVTNVLNDYIVFFSPVFKILFISMHHLKWFTPYSTEQTPYTLDNSQLPVVPSKVPLVRNFEEQIKKNIGELVIFDMGEVPEKVGLLKGVSNNIIELINASGEPVIWKLNHLKTMHLP; encoded by the coding sequence GTGAAAGGTTTGAATCAATTCCTTAACACAGATGTTGAGGTTGTCATTTCAGGAGATACAAGGTTTGTCGGCACCCTCATAGATATCGGACAGGATATTTTTGTTATTTTTGATGGCTGCAATTATCTTTATATTCCCTTGTTGCATCTTCATCAAATAAACAAGGCGAAAATAGTGACCAGTACTGAGAAGCCATTTTTGATCAATCCGGAAGATCCAATGATAGAGGCAGAAACTCAAGCTTTTTCATATAGAAATACATTAAACAAGGTCAAAGGCCAGTTTATTGAAGTTTATGTAACTGGGGGTCGATCGATCCATGGATATGTTACAAATGTTTTAAACGATTATATTGTATTTTTCTCACCCGTATTTAAAATACTTTTTATATCTATGCATCATTTAAAATGGTTTACCCCTTATTCAACTGAACAAACACCGTATACTCTTGACAACTCACAATTGCCGGTCGTGCCTTCCAAAGTTCCTCTTGTGCGTAATTTTGAGGAGCAGATCAAAAAAAATATTGGTGAATTGGTCATATTTGATATGGGAGAGGTGCCAGAAAAAGTCGGACTATTAAAGGGTGTCTCTAATAATATCATTGAGCTTATTAACGCAAGTGGAGAGCCAGTCATTTGGAAGTTAAATCATCTAAAGACAATGCATCTTCCCTAG
- the alsR gene encoding transcriptional regulator controlling alsSD, ictEP expression (LysR family) (Evidence 1a: Function from experimental evidences in the studied strain; PubMedId: 10809684, 10972805, 12363365, 15978075, 17183216, 7685336, 22178965, 23576037, 23695583, 23836140; Product type r: regulator), whose amino-acid sequence MELRHLQYFIAVAEELHFGKAARRLNMTQPPLSQQIKQLEEEVGVTLLKRTKRFVELTAAGEIFLNHCRMALMQIGQGIELAQRTARGEQGLLVIGFVGSATYEFLPPIVREYRKKFPSVKIELREISSSRQQEELLKGNIDIGILHPPLQHTALHIETAQSSPCVLALPKQHPLTSKESITIEDLRDEPIITVAKEAWPTLYMDFIQFCEQAGFRPNIVQEATEYQMVIGLVSAGIGMTFVPSSAKKLFNLDVTYRKMDQIQLNAEWVIAYRKDNHNPLIKHFIHISNCQQTRTKESDAGT is encoded by the coding sequence ATGGAGCTTCGCCATCTTCAATACTTTATCGCAGTAGCCGAAGAGCTTCATTTCGGAAAGGCTGCCCGGCGGCTGAACATGACGCAGCCTCCTCTCAGCCAGCAGATCAAACAGCTGGAGGAAGAAGTCGGAGTTACGCTTCTGAAAAGGACAAAACGATTTGTCGAGCTTACCGCAGCAGGAGAAATCTTTTTAAATCATTGCCGCATGGCATTGATGCAAATCGGACAAGGAATTGAACTGGCACAGCGGACGGCCCGCGGCGAGCAAGGCCTTCTCGTAATCGGTTTTGTCGGATCAGCTACATATGAATTTCTGCCGCCGATTGTCCGGGAATATCGTAAAAAATTCCCATCTGTGAAAATAGAACTGCGTGAAATATCCTCGTCTAGGCAGCAGGAGGAGCTACTAAAGGGCAACATTGATATTGGTATACTTCATCCTCCCTTACAGCATACAGCTTTACATATCGAAACCGCCCAAAGCAGCCCTTGTGTTTTAGCTTTGCCTAAGCAACACCCATTGACTTCTAAGGAATCAATTACGATTGAGGATTTAAGAGATGAACCAATTATTACTGTTGCTAAAGAAGCATGGCCTACTCTATACATGGATTTTATTCAGTTCTGTGAACAAGCGGGCTTCAGACCCAACATTGTCCAGGAAGCCACAGAATATCAAATGGTGATTGGTTTAGTCAGTGCCGGAATTGGTATGACATTTGTTCCTTCCTCGGCCAAAAAATTATTTAATTTGGATGTTACTTATCGAAAAATGGACCAAATACAGCTTAATGCAGAATGGGTTATCGCTTACCGCAAAGACAATCATAATCCGCTTATAAAGCATTTTATTCATATTTCAAATTGTCAGCAGACAAGAACTAAAGAGAGTGATGCAGGTACATGA
- the hpxW gene encoding oxamate amidohydrolase (Evidence 2a: Function from experimental evidences in other organisms; PubMedId: 12823818, 14762019, 19935659, 27303801, 28032445; Product type e: enzyme), producing MNKSVIGTKQMVVSPHYLASQAGNRILDKGGNAFDAAVAVSACLAVVYPHMTGLGGDSFWLTFHQETKAVKVYNGSGRSGKNVTRDVYKGKSAIPLRGIDSAITVPGMVDSWDAVLKEYGRLSLADVLEPARDYAQNGFPVSADQCRHTEKNIELLASTPYTADIFTRRGKAPVPGERFVQKELADSLNLIAEKGRSAFYEGDLAQRIVSHLQNNGSYMTIDDFKAHRGEWAAPVSSDYRGYSVYQAPPNSQGFTGLLTLNILENYDFTQIEHGSFEYYHVLVEALKKSFLDRDAVLTDPAFADIPLERLLDKRYAKQLAEEIGYLAIPAESRPVGSDTAYAAVIDADGNAVSFIQSLYFEFGSAVTAGDTGILLQNRGSFFSLDENHVNTLEPRKRTFHTLMPAMVCKGGKPKILYGTQGGEGQPQTQTAIITRMLDYGMHPQQAISEPRWVWGRTWGEEYEGLRVEGRFTDKTIQKLKDSGHLVEVVGDYDPLMGQAAAIKVDEEGFLQGGADPRGDGAAVGI from the coding sequence ATGAACAAATCTGTCATCGGTACAAAGCAAATGGTCGTCAGTCCGCATTATCTCGCTTCTCAAGCCGGAAACCGCATACTGGATAAGGGAGGCAACGCGTTTGACGCCGCTGTTGCGGTGAGTGCTTGTCTTGCGGTTGTGTACCCGCATATGACCGGACTTGGCGGGGATTCCTTTTGGCTGACCTTTCACCAGGAAACAAAGGCAGTAAAAGTCTACAATGGCAGCGGCCGTTCAGGAAAAAACGTAACGAGAGATGTATATAAGGGAAAAAGCGCGATTCCGCTGCGGGGAATTGACAGTGCTATTACCGTGCCGGGAATGGTTGATAGCTGGGATGCGGTCCTGAAGGAGTACGGGCGTCTGTCTCTTGCAGATGTATTGGAGCCCGCACGCGATTATGCCCAAAATGGGTTTCCTGTATCAGCTGATCAGTGTCGTCACACAGAAAAGAATATTGAACTGCTGGCTTCCACGCCTTACACGGCTGACATCTTCACGAGAAGGGGCAAAGCACCTGTCCCGGGAGAGCGGTTTGTGCAAAAAGAGCTTGCAGACAGTCTGAACTTGATTGCTGAAAAAGGAAGAAGCGCATTTTATGAAGGAGATCTCGCTCAGCGGATTGTCTCACATTTACAGAATAACGGCAGTTACATGACAATCGATGATTTTAAAGCGCATCGGGGTGAGTGGGCAGCGCCTGTATCAAGTGATTATCGAGGATACAGTGTGTATCAGGCGCCGCCGAATTCTCAGGGATTTACCGGTTTATTAACACTGAACATTTTGGAAAACTATGATTTCACCCAAATCGAACACGGTTCATTTGAGTATTATCACGTGCTTGTGGAGGCATTGAAAAAGAGTTTTCTAGATCGGGATGCCGTCCTGACTGATCCGGCGTTTGCAGACATTCCGCTTGAAAGGCTTTTGGACAAACGTTATGCAAAACAATTGGCAGAAGAAATCGGCTATCTCGCAATACCGGCAGAAAGCAGGCCGGTGGGAAGTGATACGGCATATGCGGCCGTAATCGATGCGGATGGCAACGCAGTGTCATTCATTCAAAGCCTGTACTTTGAATTTGGCTCGGCAGTCACTGCCGGTGATACAGGCATATTACTGCAAAACCGCGGATCGTTTTTCTCACTGGATGAAAATCATGTCAACACGCTTGAACCGAGAAAGCGCACCTTCCATACGTTGATGCCGGCTATGGTCTGTAAAGGCGGAAAGCCAAAAATTCTGTACGGCACACAAGGCGGCGAAGGCCAGCCGCAGACCCAGACGGCCATCATTACCCGAATGCTGGACTACGGAATGCATCCACAGCAGGCAATCAGCGAACCGCGCTGGGTATGGGGCAGAACGTGGGGAGAGGAATACGAAGGTCTCAGAGTCGAGGGCAGATTCACAGACAAAACAATCCAAAAACTGAAAGACAGCGGGCATCTCGTGGAGGTTGTCGGTGACTATGATCCGCTGATGGGACAAGCGGCTGCAATCAAAGTTGATGAAGAAGGCTTTCTCCAAGGCGGAGCCGATCCTCGGGGAGACGGAGCGGCTGTGGGGATTTAA
- the ywrE gene encoding hypothetical protein (Evidence 4: Unknown function but conserved in other organisms) has protein sequence MTNFWILMLIAITISLASQFFIKKKYGIDKSGWRYKHVSNTHKWIEITLLILFVFSLSFFPVEYLLLLFFIVIDSIRIFMEWHYRPEDKQYMYHIVEVSLMFMLLIYVCTL, from the coding sequence ATGACAAACTTTTGGATTTTAATGCTGATCGCTATTACCATCAGTCTCGCCTCTCAATTTTTTATAAAGAAAAAATACGGTATTGATAAATCCGGCTGGCGATATAAGCATGTCAGCAATACACACAAATGGATCGAAATCACTTTACTTATTTTGTTTGTGTTTTCACTCTCCTTTTTTCCAGTTGAATATTTGCTTCTTTTATTTTTTATTGTGATTGACTCAATACGTATTTTTATGGAGTGGCATTATAGACCTGAAGATAAACAGTATATGTACCACATTGTAGAGGTCTCCCTTATGTTTATGCTTTTGATTTATGTTTGTACCCTATAG
- the chrS gene encoding transcriptional negative regulator of chromate transport (Lrp/AsnC family) (Evidence 1a: Function from experimental evidences in the studied strain; PubMedId: 23989926; Product type r: regulator): MSHEYQIPNLVLDETDKQILTILHEEGRISYTDLGKRVDLSRVAVQARINQLIEAGVIEKFTAVINPAKIGIHVSVFFNVEVEPQFLEEVALKLEEEPAVTSLYHMTGPSKLHMHGIFTNDQEMEEFLTKRLYPLRGVVSVDCQMLIKRYKSRMGMKL, from the coding sequence TTGAGTCATGAATATCAAATCCCCAACCTTGTACTTGATGAGACTGATAAACAAATTCTCACGATTTTGCATGAAGAAGGCAGAATTTCTTATACGGATCTTGGCAAAAGAGTCGATTTGTCACGGGTCGCCGTTCAGGCCCGTATCAACCAATTAATTGAAGCCGGTGTTATTGAAAAATTCACCGCTGTCATCAATCCCGCTAAAATCGGCATCCATGTTTCCGTGTTTTTCAATGTCGAGGTAGAACCGCAATTTTTAGAAGAGGTCGCTCTTAAGCTTGAGGAAGAGCCTGCGGTCACCAGCCTTTATCACATGACAGGCCCGAGCAAGCTGCATATGCATGGGATCTTTACCAACGATCAAGAAATGGAAGAATTCTTAACAAAACGGCTGTATCCATTGCGAGGCGTCGTCAGTGTTGATTGCCAGATGCTGATCAAACGATACAAAAGCCGTATGGGAATGAAGCTGTAA